From the Meriones unguiculatus strain TT.TT164.6M chromosome 12, Bangor_MerUng_6.1, whole genome shotgun sequence genome, one window contains:
- the Mtap gene encoding S-methyl-5'-thioadenosine phosphorylase isoform X2, giving the protein MAIRKEIQEVAAKQFVAFREEILKSLKEIKETEDCSNKQLKELKEKQENTVRQVKEINKMAQDLKIELEKLKKTQMEEIVERKNLGKKTGTTEVSITNRLQEMEERISGVEGAMEEIDVSVKENVKSKKFLTKTIQEIQDNLKRQNLRIIGIEEKEDSLLQGPENIFNKTIEENFPKLKESPIRIQETYRTPNKLDQKRKSSQHIIIKTISIQNKEKILKAEREKGQVTYNGKPIRITPDFSTETMKARRAWTDNMQALREHRCQPRLLYPAKLSVLRDGENKIFNDKNKFQQYLHTNPALQKTLEGKIQPKKTSYFQENTGNN; this is encoded by the coding sequence atggccatccgtaaagaaatacaggaagttgcagctaaacagtttgtggcctttagagaggaaatacttaaatcactaaaagaaataaaagaaacagaggattgttcaaacaaacagctgaaggaattgaaggaaaaacaggaaaacacagtcagacaggtgaaggaaatcaacaaaatggctcaagatctgaagatagaattggaaaaattaaagaaaacacaaatggaggaaattgtggagagaaagaacttagggaagaaaacaggaaccacagaggtaagcataaccaatagactacaagagatggaagaaagaatctcaggtgtggaaggtgcaatggaagaaatcgatgtatctgtcaaagaaaatgttaaatctaaaaaattcctgacaaagaccatccaagaaattcaagacaacctaaaaagacaaaacctaagaataataggaatagaggaaaaagaagattccctcctccaaggcccagaaaatattttcaacaaaaccattgaagaaaatttccccaaattaaaggagagcccaataagaatacaagagacctacagaacacccaataaattagaccagaaaagaaaatcctcccaacacataataatcaaaacaataagtatacagaacaaagaaaaaatactaaaagctgaaagggaaaaaggtcaagtaacatataatggcaaacccatcagaatcacacctgacttctcaacagagactatgaaagccagaagggcctggacagataacatgcaggccctaagagaacacagatgtcagcccaggctactatacccagcaaagctctcagtcctcagagacggagaaaacaagatattcaatgacaaaaacaaatttcaacaatacctacacacaaatccagctttacagaagacactagaaggaaaaatacaacccaagaaaactagttactttcaagaaaacacaggaaataattaa